A window of Streptomyces marispadix contains these coding sequences:
- a CDS encoding LysR family transcriptional regulator — MTAELRHLRAFLAIADAGSVTSAAAVLRISQPALSRTLRQLETHLGARLVDRTTHRLELTDEGRRFRDKAATAVAAVDEALDPARLRPWPLRLGHAWSAFGRHTTPLLRRWKETNPQTPLELLRVDERTAGLLSGKVDVALVRAPSIPREAEGLLGEWLCNEPRVAAVPADSELAARRGPLNLAALAHHPIALNTVSGLTTLELWPEEIRPDPDSAVLVANTDDWLGAIAAGNAVGVSTSATAEMHPHPDVVYRPLAGAGDVPLMLIWRESPVGSGRPGHPAVPQLVRVALEVLAEDEQGTR, encoded by the coding sequence ATGACCGCCGAACTGCGCCATCTCCGCGCCTTCCTCGCGATCGCCGACGCGGGAAGCGTGACGTCCGCGGCCGCGGTGCTGCGGATCAGCCAGCCCGCCCTCTCCCGTACCCTCCGCCAGCTCGAGACACATCTCGGTGCACGCCTCGTGGACCGTACGACGCACCGTCTCGAACTCACCGACGAGGGACGGCGGTTCCGTGACAAGGCCGCGACCGCCGTGGCCGCCGTCGACGAGGCGCTCGACCCCGCACGGCTGCGCCCCTGGCCGCTGCGTCTGGGCCATGCGTGGTCGGCCTTCGGGCGGCACACCACGCCCCTGCTGCGCCGCTGGAAGGAGACCAACCCGCAGACGCCGCTGGAGCTGCTCCGCGTGGACGAGCGCACCGCGGGACTGCTCAGCGGCAAGGTCGACGTAGCGCTCGTGAGGGCCCCTTCGATCCCACGGGAGGCGGAGGGTCTGCTGGGCGAGTGGCTGTGCAACGAGCCCCGGGTCGCCGCCGTGCCGGCGGACAGCGAACTGGCCGCTCGGCGCGGCCCGTTGAACCTGGCCGCCCTCGCACACCACCCCATCGCCCTGAACACGGTCTCCGGGCTGACGACGCTCGAACTGTGGCCGGAGGAGATCCGCCCCGACCCGGACTCGGCCGTACTCGTGGCCAACACCGACGACTGGCTGGGCGCCATCGCCGCGGGCAACGCCGTCGGCGTCTCCACCTCCGCCACCGCCGAGATGCATCCGCACCCGGACGTCGTCTACCGGCCGCTCGCCGGAGCGGGCGACGTCCCGCTGATGCTCATCTGGCGGGAGAGCCCCGTCGGTTCGGGCAGGCCCGGCCATCCTGCCGTGCCGCAGCTCGTACGGGTGGCACTCGAGGTGCTCGCGGAGGACGAACAGGGAACCCGCTGA
- a CDS encoding EamA family transporter, with protein MNSGDSSRGPHTGHSFSDAVSSDASSSGASSSEPPTGGQLTSGQATRGRDGEQGAGAGRLGAVGLVIGSALSLQFGAAVAATLFPRAGALGVVALRLVFSAALLLAVSRPRLRGHSRRDWAAVTGLGVALGTMNTLFYQAIERIPLGAAVTLELLGPLVLSVAGSRRALSLVWAVLALTGVFLLGSDGFGGGPGGFLGGVLGGAPGGGGAGELDLVGVAFALGAGAMWVAYILFNSRTGARFAKTDGLALAMALAALLSAPLGLASAGRALLDPVTLGLGAAVAVLSSGVPYSLELFALRRLPAATFALLMSLMPVAATAAGFLVLGQRLGAPELVAIALVIVASMGAVRTQPRSSRTQPRPSSRARPRTPPGTPPRERPRTRPRS; from the coding sequence ATGAACTCCGGTGACAGCAGTCGGGGGCCGCACACGGGCCATTCCTTCTCGGACGCGGTCTCCTCGGACGCGTCCTCCTCGGGCGCGTCCTCCTCGGAGCCGCCCACGGGGGGTCAGCTCACGTCGGGTCAGGCCACACGGGGCCGCGACGGCGAACAGGGCGCGGGGGCCGGGCGGCTCGGCGCGGTCGGTCTGGTCATCGGCAGCGCGCTGTCGCTTCAGTTCGGGGCGGCGGTCGCCGCGACGCTCTTCCCTCGCGCGGGCGCCCTCGGCGTCGTGGCGCTGCGGCTCGTCTTCTCCGCGGCGCTGCTGCTCGCGGTGAGCAGACCGCGGCTGCGCGGCCACTCCCGCAGGGACTGGGCGGCCGTCACCGGGCTCGGCGTCGCCCTCGGCACCATGAACACGCTCTTCTACCAGGCCATCGAACGCATCCCGCTCGGTGCCGCCGTGACCCTCGAACTGCTCGGCCCGCTCGTGCTGTCGGTGGCGGGCTCGCGCCGCGCGCTGAGCCTGGTGTGGGCGGTCCTCGCGCTGACGGGGGTCTTCCTCCTCGGCAGCGACGGATTCGGCGGCGGTCCCGGCGGGTTCCTCGGAGGCGTCCTCGGAGGGGCGCCCGGAGGCGGCGGCGCGGGCGAACTCGACCTCGTGGGCGTCGCCTTCGCGCTGGGCGCCGGTGCGATGTGGGTGGCGTACATCCTCTTCAACTCCCGTACGGGCGCCCGCTTTGCGAAGACCGACGGCCTCGCTCTCGCGATGGCGCTGGCCGCGCTGCTCAGTGCGCCGCTGGGCTTGGCGAGCGCCGGGCGCGCGCTGCTGGACCCGGTGACGCTGGGGCTGGGCGCGGCGGTGGCGGTGCTGTCCTCTGGCGTTCCGTACTCGCTGGAGCTGTTCGCCCTGCGCAGGCTGCCCGCCGCCACGTTCGCGCTGCTGATGAGCCTGATGCCCGTGGCGGCGACGGCGGCCGGTTTCCTGGTGCTGGGACAGCGACTCGGGGCGCCGGAGCTGGTGGCCATCGCGCTGGTGATCGTCGCGAGCATGGGCGCGGTGCGCACACAGCCGCGCTCGTCCCGCACGCAGCCGCGTCCCTCGTCCCGTGCGCGGCCGCGTACGCCACCGGGCACCCCGCCCCGTGAACGGCCGCGCACCCGGCCACGCTCGTAG
- a CDS encoding N5-glutamine methyltransferase family protein produces MSERERRTAVWSEDGRERTALWRSESGMKPPRHIRVADDRMTADAAYRLACEGTALLWRGDYHGARQLLSALGRRVDRKPPKAGATPRETFHLQRQAQSRRARVLGMLLVPLEHGHGDEPVSGHGGGDGKGHKGYKGYAVPLRRAPDVNEACTEAYGQPAGAGGLSLVPLRELLGVVGAHEWHREGVPVPALGGDRVHPAYGVFSPVRGEYVDLVAEAELPPGGLAFDIGTGTGVLAAVLARRGAGRVVATDQDERALACARENAERLGVSGRLTVVEADLFPPGGEHASLVVCNPPWLPAKPTSPLEHAVYDPGSRMLRGFLSGLAERLAPDGEGWLILSDLAERLQLRTREELTAWIEGAGLRIAGREDTRPRHARAADAFDPLHFARAAEITSLWRLRHAGTGH; encoded by the coding sequence GTGAGCGAGCGCGAGCGGCGTACGGCCGTCTGGAGCGAGGACGGCCGTGAACGGACGGCACTGTGGCGTTCGGAGAGCGGGATGAAGCCGCCGCGGCACATTCGAGTCGCGGACGACCGGATGACGGCGGACGCCGCGTACCGGCTCGCCTGCGAGGGCACCGCGCTGCTGTGGCGCGGCGACTACCACGGCGCCAGGCAACTGCTGTCGGCGCTGGGCCGCCGCGTCGACCGCAAGCCGCCGAAGGCGGGCGCGACCCCGCGTGAGACCTTCCACCTCCAGCGCCAGGCGCAGTCGCGGCGGGCAAGGGTGCTGGGGATGCTGCTGGTGCCCCTGGAGCACGGGCACGGGGATGAGCCCGTGAGCGGGCACGGCGGTGGGGACGGCAAGGGGCACAAGGGGTACAAGGGATACGCCGTGCCGCTGCGGCGCGCGCCGGATGTGAACGAGGCGTGCACCGAGGCGTACGGGCAACCCGCGGGCGCCGGAGGGCTCTCGCTGGTGCCGCTGCGTGAACTCCTCGGCGTCGTCGGCGCACACGAGTGGCATCGGGAGGGCGTGCCGGTCCCGGCTCTCGGCGGCGACCGGGTGCACCCGGCCTACGGGGTCTTCTCGCCGGTGCGCGGCGAGTACGTCGACCTGGTCGCGGAAGCCGAACTGCCGCCCGGCGGGCTCGCGTTCGACATCGGCACCGGTACGGGCGTGCTCGCGGCGGTGCTCGCCAGGCGCGGCGCCGGACGCGTCGTGGCGACGGACCAGGACGAGCGGGCGCTGGCCTGCGCACGCGAGAACGCCGAACGCCTCGGCGTCTCCGGCCGGTTGACGGTCGTGGAGGCGGACCTCTTCCCTCCAGGCGGCGAACACGCCTCCCTCGTCGTGTGCAACCCGCCCTGGCTGCCCGCGAAACCGACCTCCCCGCTGGAGCACGCCGTCTACGACCCGGGCAGCCGGATGCTCCGCGGATTCCTGTCGGGGCTGGCGGAGCGGCTGGCACCGGACGGCGAGGGCTGGCTGATCCTCTCCGACCTCGCCGAACGGCTACAGCTCCGTACGCGCGAGGAGTTGACGGCCTGGATCGAGGGGGCGGGTCTGCGAATCGCGGGCCGTGAGGACACCAGGCCGCGCCATGCGCGGGCCGCCGACGCCTTTGACCCGTTGCACTTCGCACGCGCCGCGGAGATCACCTCGCTGTGGCGGCTCAGGCACGCCGGAACCGGGCACTGA
- a CDS encoding SAM-dependent methyltransferase → MADDTDSDAASGVDAPLIVGRDVPMVVSNVPHSARMWDYWLGGKDHYEVDRRAGEQAREAYPGVVDIARTSRALLGRVVRYLIDEAGIRQFLDIGTGLPTADNTHEIAQRIAPESRIVYVDNDPLVLTHARALLTSAPEGATDYLHADINEPQPILEGAARTLDLTRPVGLIMFGIIGHVPEHSDALAIARGLLDGLAPGSHLAIYTGTDSDPDLVEAERRVGEHGGVPYRLSNLEQVQEFFSGLELVEPGVVPGPHWRPEGEVTESAATVTSLGGLGRKP, encoded by the coding sequence ATGGCAGACGACACGGACTCCGACGCCGCCTCCGGGGTCGACGCTCCGCTGATCGTCGGCCGTGACGTCCCGATGGTCGTCAGCAACGTGCCGCACTCGGCGCGGATGTGGGACTACTGGCTCGGCGGCAAGGACCACTACGAGGTCGACAGGCGTGCCGGTGAGCAGGCGCGCGAGGCGTACCCCGGCGTGGTCGACATCGCCCGTACGAGCCGCGCTCTGCTCGGACGCGTCGTGCGGTACCTCATCGACGAGGCGGGCATCCGGCAGTTCCTCGACATCGGCACCGGGCTGCCCACAGCAGACAACACCCATGAGATAGCGCAACGGATCGCGCCCGAGAGCCGCATCGTCTACGTCGACAACGACCCGCTGGTGCTCACCCACGCAAGGGCGCTGCTGACGAGCGCACCCGAGGGCGCCACCGACTATCTGCACGCCGACATCAACGAGCCGCAGCCGATCCTCGAAGGGGCCGCGCGCACACTGGACTTGACCCGTCCGGTGGGGCTGATCATGTTCGGCATCATCGGGCACGTGCCGGAGCACTCCGACGCCCTCGCCATCGCACGCGGCCTGCTCGACGGCCTCGCCCCGGGCAGCCATCTCGCGATCTACACCGGCACGGACTCCGACCCCGACCTCGTGGAGGCGGAGCGTCGCGTGGGCGAGCACGGCGGCGTCCCCTACCGGCTCTCCAATCTGGAGCAGGTCCAGGAGTTCTTCTCGGGCCTGGAACTCGTAGAACCCGGTGTGGTGCCGGGACCTCACTGGCGTCCCGAGGGCGAAGTCACCGAGTCCGCGGCGACCGTCACGTCGCTCGGCGGCCTCGGCCGCAAGCCCTGA
- the sodN gene encoding superoxide dismutase, Ni codes for MLSRLFAPTVKVSAHCDLPCGVYDPAQARIEAESVKAIQEKYQANDDPHYRARATTIKEERAELAKHHVSVLWSDYFKPPHFEKYPDLHQLVNETLKALSAAKGSTDPATGQKALDYIAQIDKIFWETKKG; via the coding sequence ATGCTTTCCCGTCTGTTCGCGCCCACGGTGAAGGTCAGCGCCCACTGCGACCTGCCCTGCGGTGTCTACGACCCGGCGCAGGCCCGCATCGAGGCGGAGTCGGTCAAGGCCATCCAGGAGAAGTACCAGGCCAACGACGACCCGCACTACCGCGCTCGTGCCACCACGATCAAGGAGGAGCGGGCCGAACTGGCCAAGCACCACGTATCCGTGCTGTGGAGCGACTACTTCAAGCCCCCGCACTTCGAGAAGTACCCGGACCTGCACCAGCTCGTCAACGAGACCCTCAAGGCCCTCTCCGCGGCCAAGGGCTCGACCGACCCGGCCACCGGGCAGAAGGCTCTGGACTACATCGCCCAGATCGACAAGATCTTCTGGGAGACCAAGAAGGGCTGA
- the sodX gene encoding nickel-type superoxide dismutase maturation protease — MLPTLRPGDRLVLKYGSRVRPGAVVVVRHPLQHDLLIVKRAVERRPGGWWVVGDNPQVRNDSREFGPVPDDLVVARAWVRLRPPRGPQRSLRPVLLWVLSAVRPLVALPPASRSAARLRAR; from the coding sequence ATGCTGCCCACGCTGCGCCCCGGGGACCGGCTCGTGCTGAAGTACGGCTCACGTGTGCGCCCCGGTGCGGTGGTGGTCGTACGGCATCCGCTCCAGCACGATCTGCTCATCGTCAAGCGGGCCGTCGAGCGCCGCCCCGGAGGCTGGTGGGTGGTCGGTGACAATCCGCAGGTGCGCAACGACAGCCGGGAGTTCGGGCCTGTGCCCGACGATCTGGTGGTCGCGCGGGCATGGGTGCGGCTGCGTCCGCCGCGGGGGCCTCAGCGCTCGTTGCGGCCTGTGCTGCTGTGGGTGCTCTCGGCGGTACGGCCGCTGGTGGCGCTGCCGCCGGCCTCGCGGTCGGCGGCGCGCTTGCGGGCCCGGTAG
- a CDS encoding CGNR zinc finger domain-containing protein, with protein sequence MELNYYSDWAVRLVNTEQPERHEDTLTSVEAVRELCGESRQTARRATEADVGRLRAVRTRLRAVFSAASEGDETRAVDLLNSLLMEFPASPQISGHGDLADDGRPRWHMHLAEHPVTAAAGYAATACMGLAFHLTDLGVDRLGICQASPCSKAYLDTSTNRSRRYCSDRCATRANVAAYRARKRAADREAGGSATSGRTAESTHSSTGRNER encoded by the coding sequence GTGGAACTCAACTATTACTCGGACTGGGCGGTGCGCCTGGTCAACACCGAGCAGCCGGAACGGCACGAGGACACCCTCACGTCGGTCGAGGCCGTGAGGGAGCTGTGCGGCGAGAGCCGCCAGACGGCCCGCCGCGCCACGGAGGCCGACGTCGGCCGCCTCCGCGCCGTGCGGACCCGGCTGCGCGCCGTCTTCAGCGCCGCCTCCGAGGGCGACGAGACGCGCGCCGTGGACCTGCTCAACTCCCTGCTGATGGAGTTCCCCGCCAGCCCGCAGATCAGCGGCCACGGCGACCTCGCCGACGACGGGCGCCCCCGCTGGCACATGCACCTCGCCGAGCACCCCGTCACGGCGGCCGCCGGCTACGCCGCCACCGCGTGCATGGGGCTCGCCTTCCACCTCACGGACCTCGGCGTCGACAGGCTGGGCATCTGTCAGGCGTCGCCGTGCAGCAAGGCGTATCTGGACACCTCCACCAACCGCTCCCGGCGCTACTGCTCCGACCGCTGCGCGACCCGCGCCAACGTGGCGGCCTACCGGGCCCGCAAGCGCGCCGCCGACCGCGAGGCCGGCGGCAGCGCCACCAGCGGCCGTACCGCCGAGAGCACCCACAGCAGCACAGGCCGCAACGAGCGCTGA
- a CDS encoding class I SAM-dependent methyltransferase produces MAAYTDEGDSGGGRNSSAPGADWQAWQESWDRQQEFYLPDREERFRVMLEMTEALAVAPGASGPSGASGPAVLDLACGTGSISARVLRRFPDARCTGVDLDPALLTIARGSFAGDERVEFVTADLTDPDWTRRLPHRSYDAVLTATALHWLRSDQLAVLYGQIADVLRDGGVFMNADHMPDETTPRINEAAHAFDKGRRERAEAEGSQDWIAWWDGLSREPAVADAVAERFRTIGNPLAGDHSDGEVQSPGRHAQLLREAGFAEARPVWSAPLDALVLGLK; encoded by the coding sequence GTGGCCGCGTACACGGACGAAGGCGACAGCGGGGGCGGCCGGAACAGCTCGGCGCCCGGCGCCGACTGGCAGGCGTGGCAGGAGAGTTGGGACCGGCAGCAGGAGTTCTATCTGCCGGACCGCGAGGAGCGTTTCCGGGTCATGCTGGAGATGACCGAGGCGCTCGCCGTGGCCCCGGGCGCATCGGGCCCCTCCGGGGCCTCCGGTCCCGCGGTGCTGGACCTGGCCTGCGGTACGGGCAGCATCTCGGCGCGTGTGCTGCGGCGCTTCCCGGACGCGCGCTGCACCGGGGTCGACCTCGACCCCGCGCTGCTCACGATCGCGCGGGGCTCCTTCGCCGGTGACGAGCGCGTGGAGTTCGTGACCGCGGACCTCACCGACCCGGACTGGACACGCCGGCTCCCGCACCGCTCGTACGACGCGGTGCTGACGGCCACGGCGCTGCACTGGCTGCGCAGCGACCAACTCGCCGTGCTCTACGGGCAGATCGCGGACGTGCTGCGGGACGGCGGCGTCTTCATGAACGCCGACCACATGCCCGACGAGACCACTCCGCGCATCAACGAGGCGGCGCACGCCTTCGACAAGGGGCGGCGTGAGCGGGCAGAGGCGGAGGGTTCGCAGGACTGGATCGCGTGGTGGGACGGGCTCTCCCGGGAGCCCGCGGTGGCCGACGCCGTGGCTGAGCGTTTCCGTACGATCGGCAATCCGCTCGCGGGCGACCACTCGGACGGCGAGGTGCAGTCTCCCGGCCGCCATGCGCAGTTGCTGCGGGAGGCGGGCTTCGCGGAGGCGCGTCCGGTGTGGAGCGCACCACTGGACGCGCTGGTGCTCGGGCTCAAGTAG
- a CDS encoding NAD(P)-dependent malic enzyme: MAAEIVNSKDGLDEDVIDPAFALHRGGKMAVQATVPVRDADELSLAYTPGVAKICSAIAEQPELVADYTWKSQVVAVVTDGSAVLGLGDIGAEASLPVMEGKSILFKQFGGVDAFPVALDCRETDEIVETVVRLAPSFGGVNLEDIAAPRCFEIEAKLKERLDVPVFHDDQHGTAIVTLAALRNAALLSQRSLGDLRTVISGAGAAGIAIAKILVEAGIGDVVVCDRKGVVSADRDDLTDVKRELAAFTNKEGRSGSLESVMAGADVFIGVSGGTVPEEAVATLAKDSFVFAMANPNPEIHPDVASKYAAVVATGRSDYPNQINNVLAFPGVFAGALQVRATDITEGMKLAAAEALAAVVSEELSADCVIPSPFDERVAPAVTAAVAAAARAEGVARR; the protein is encoded by the coding sequence GTGGCAGCGGAGATCGTCAATTCGAAGGACGGACTGGACGAGGACGTGATCGATCCGGCCTTCGCCCTGCACCGCGGCGGGAAGATGGCCGTGCAGGCGACCGTCCCCGTGCGCGACGCGGACGAGTTGTCCCTCGCGTACACACCCGGCGTCGCCAAGATCTGCAGCGCCATCGCCGAACAGCCGGAGCTGGTCGCGGACTACACCTGGAAGTCCCAGGTGGTGGCCGTGGTCACCGACGGCAGCGCGGTGCTGGGTCTCGGCGACATCGGCGCGGAGGCGTCCCTCCCGGTGATGGAGGGCAAGTCCATCCTCTTCAAGCAGTTCGGCGGCGTGGACGCGTTCCCGGTCGCGCTGGACTGCCGTGAGACCGACGAGATCGTGGAGACCGTCGTACGTCTCGCACCGTCCTTCGGCGGCGTCAACCTGGAGGACATCGCGGCACCCCGGTGCTTCGAGATCGAGGCAAAGCTCAAGGAGCGCCTCGACGTTCCCGTCTTCCACGACGACCAGCACGGCACGGCCATCGTCACCCTCGCGGCGCTCCGCAACGCCGCGCTTCTCTCGCAGCGTTCGCTGGGCGATCTGCGTACGGTGATCTCCGGCGCGGGCGCCGCGGGAATCGCCATCGCCAAGATCCTCGTGGAGGCGGGCATCGGCGACGTCGTGGTCTGCGACCGCAAGGGCGTCGTCTCCGCCGACCGCGACGATCTCACCGACGTCAAGCGGGAGTTGGCCGCCTTCACCAACAAGGAGGGGCGCTCGGGCTCGCTGGAGTCGGTCATGGCCGGAGCGGACGTCTTCATCGGCGTCAGCGGCGGTACGGTCCCCGAGGAGGCGGTGGCGACCCTGGCGAAGGACTCCTTCGTCTTCGCCATGGCCAACCCCAACCCGGAGATCCACCCGGACGTCGCCTCCAAGTACGCCGCCGTGGTCGCCACCGGCCGCAGCGACTACCCGAACCAGATCAACAACGTCCTCGCCTTCCCCGGTGTCTTCGCGGGAGCGCTCCAGGTGCGCGCGACCGACATCACCGAGGGCATGAAGCTCGCGGCGGCCGAGGCTCTGGCGGCCGTGGTCTCCGAGGAGCTGAGCGCGGACTGCGTCATCCCCTCGCCGTTCGACGAGCGCGTCGCCCCCGCGGTGACGGCAGCGGTGGCGGCGGCAGCACGCGCGGAGGGCGTGGCGCGGCGCTGA
- a CDS encoding ABC transporter substrate-binding protein: MTARTPRRPGTARRRSSTRAFGLGGTRSVAAPVALAVTGALLLAGCGDQTDSASGGAKTQGNKAPYFDELPKKIQNAGVIKVGTDAAYKPMEYKDGQKIVGLDPDIANALGKQLGVRFEFTNGTFDGLITSMQTGRFDMIMSSMTDTKDRQEGLDDQGKKVGKGVDFVDYLTAGSSILVEKGNPKKIKKIDDLCGKKVATQRGTTSHEILKKQIDECKKDRERPLTIEPFDTDDEARVRLKAGGVVADISDFPVAANAAKSTDDFEVVGEQMESAPYGMAVTKGNDELSGALKQALAKIIDNGTYEKLLAKWGVEDGGVFKAKINSGT, translated from the coding sequence ATGACCGCACGCACCCCCCGCCGTCCGGGCACCGCGCGCAGGCGGAGCTCCACCAGGGCCTTCGGCCTGGGAGGTACCCGCAGCGTGGCGGCGCCCGTCGCACTCGCGGTCACCGGCGCCCTGCTGCTTGCAGGCTGCGGCGACCAGACGGACTCCGCGAGCGGAGGCGCGAAGACGCAGGGCAACAAGGCCCCGTACTTCGACGAGCTGCCGAAGAAGATCCAGAACGCGGGCGTCATCAAGGTCGGTACGGATGCCGCGTACAAGCCCATGGAGTACAAGGACGGGCAGAAGATAGTCGGACTCGACCCCGACATCGCCAACGCGCTCGGCAAGCAGCTCGGAGTGCGCTTCGAGTTCACGAACGGCACCTTCGACGGGCTGATCACCTCCATGCAGACCGGCCGCTTCGACATGATCATGTCGTCGATGACGGACACCAAGGACCGGCAGGAGGGCCTCGACGACCAGGGCAAGAAGGTTGGCAAGGGCGTCGACTTCGTCGACTACCTCACGGCGGGCTCCTCGATCCTCGTCGAGAAGGGCAACCCGAAGAAGATCAAGAAGATCGACGACCTGTGCGGCAAGAAGGTCGCGACGCAGCGCGGCACCACCTCGCACGAGATCCTCAAGAAGCAGATCGACGAGTGCAAGAAGGACCGTGAACGGCCCCTGACGATCGAGCCGTTCGACACGGACGACGAGGCGCGCGTGCGGCTGAAGGCCGGTGGCGTCGTCGCGGACATCTCCGACTTCCCCGTCGCCGCCAACGCCGCCAAGTCCACCGACGACTTCGAAGTCGTAGGCGAGCAGATGGAGTCCGCCCCGTACGGCATGGCCGTCACCAAGGGCAACGACGAACTCAGCGGCGCCCTCAAGCAGGCCCTGGCGAAGATCATCGACAACGGCACCTACGAGAAGCTGCTGGCGAAGTGGGGCGTCGAGGACGGCGGCGTCTTCAAGGCGAAGATCAACAGCGGCACCTGA
- a CDS encoding amino acid ABC transporter permease, producing MTAPTDKAADGASPPARTPPEAIRAIPVRHYGRYVSAAVVIVLLLLIVKAFAEADLTWGSVGSFFFNDQIMQGVANTLVVSVLSMLMGLVLGIVLAVMRMSKNPVTNSVAWGYIWFFRGTPVYVQLLLWFNLALIFPVLNLGPIYKDEMTDVMTPFMAALLGLGLNEAAYMAEICRAGIQSVDEGQTEASQALGMTNGQNMRRIVLPQAMRVIVPPTGNEFINLLKTSALCSVVQYEEVLRKAQNIGNTSSAVVEMLFVATIWFLVITTIFSIGQFYLERHYARGSSRQLPATPWQRARQLVFTFSRGTGAGSGPGAGGAA from the coding sequence ATGACCGCTCCCACCGATAAGGCGGCGGACGGCGCTTCGCCGCCCGCCCGCACGCCTCCCGAGGCGATAAGAGCGATACCCGTGCGGCACTACGGCCGCTACGTCTCCGCCGCCGTCGTCATCGTGCTCCTCCTCCTCATCGTCAAGGCGTTCGCGGAGGCGGACCTGACGTGGGGGTCGGTCGGCAGCTTCTTCTTCAACGACCAGATCATGCAGGGCGTGGCCAACACCCTCGTCGTCAGCGTGCTGTCCATGCTGATGGGCCTGGTGCTCGGCATCGTCCTCGCCGTGATGCGGATGTCGAAGAACCCGGTCACCAACTCCGTGGCGTGGGGCTACATCTGGTTCTTCCGCGGCACGCCCGTCTACGTGCAGTTGCTGCTCTGGTTCAACCTCGCGCTGATCTTCCCCGTCCTCAACCTCGGCCCGATCTACAAGGACGAGATGACGGACGTCATGACGCCGTTCATGGCCGCCCTGCTCGGACTCGGGCTCAACGAGGCCGCGTACATGGCGGAGATCTGCCGCGCGGGCATCCAGTCCGTCGACGAGGGGCAGACGGAGGCGTCGCAGGCGCTGGGGATGACCAACGGGCAGAACATGCGGCGCATCGTGCTGCCGCAGGCGATGCGCGTGATCGTGCCGCCCACCGGCAACGAGTTCATCAACCTGCTGAAGACGTCGGCGCTCTGCTCGGTCGTGCAGTACGAGGAGGTGCTGCGCAAGGCGCAGAACATCGGCAACACCTCCAGCGCGGTCGTGGAGATGCTGTTCGTGGCGACCATCTGGTTCCTCGTGATCACGACGATCTTCAGCATCGGGCAGTTCTATCTGGAACGGCACTACGCGCGTGGCTCGTCCCGGCAGCTTCCCGCGACGCCCTGGCAGCGGGCGCGGCAGCTCGTGTTCACCTTCAGCCGTGGTACGGGAGCGGGCTCCGGCCCGGGAGCGGGAGGCGCCGCATGA
- a CDS encoding amino acid ABC transporter ATP-binding protein → MVKAEAVHKSFGHVEVLKGIDLEVAPREVFCIVGPSGSGKSTFLRCINHLEKINAGRLYVDGTLVGYREHGNKLYELRDREVAAQRRDIGMVFQRFNLFPHMTALENVMEAPVQVKGEPKAQAAERARTMLDRVGLGEKTDSYPAQLSGGQQQRVAIARALAMEPKLMLFDEPTSALDPELVGEVLDVMRDLAQDGMTMIVVTHEMGFAREVGDSLVFMDDGVVVESGRPRDVLNDPQHERTKSFLSKVL, encoded by the coding sequence ATGGTGAAGGCGGAGGCCGTACACAAGTCCTTCGGGCATGTCGAGGTGCTCAAGGGCATCGACCTGGAGGTCGCGCCGCGCGAGGTCTTCTGCATCGTCGGGCCCTCCGGCTCCGGCAAGTCGACGTTCCTGCGGTGCATCAACCACCTGGAGAAGATCAACGCCGGACGGCTCTACGTCGACGGCACCCTGGTCGGCTACCGGGAGCACGGCAACAAGCTCTACGAGCTGCGCGACCGCGAAGTGGCCGCGCAGCGCCGCGACATCGGCATGGTCTTCCAGCGCTTCAATCTCTTCCCGCACATGACCGCGCTGGAGAACGTGATGGAGGCGCCGGTACAGGTCAAGGGCGAGCCCAAGGCGCAGGCGGCGGAGCGTGCCCGCACCATGCTCGACAGGGTGGGCCTCGGCGAGAAGACCGACAGCTATCCGGCACAGCTCTCCGGCGGGCAGCAGCAGCGCGTGGCCATCGCCCGTGCGCTGGCGATGGAGCCGAAGCTGATGCTCTTCGACGAGCCGACCTCGGCGCTCGACCCGGAGCTGGTGGGCGAAGTCCTCGACGTCATGCGCGACTTGGCGCAGGACGGCATGACGATGATCGTCGTCACGCACGAGATGGGCTTCGCACGCGAGGTGGGCGACTCGCTCGTCTTCATGGACGACGGGGTGGTCGTGGAGTCCGGACGGCCGCGGGATGTGCTGAACGACCCGCAGCACGAGCGGACGAAGTCCTTCCTGTCGAAGGTCCTCTAG